The sequence TGAGATTCAGCACTGGTCCTACTGGATTAACGGGTGGGATTTTCTCGTCCAGAGAGAGCGATTTCATGGCATGAGTTTCCAACTCCTGCAAGGTGTTCACCAAGATTCCTCTGGTTTCTCGATATCTTTTGGAAATATCAAGGAACATAGTGGAACCACCTTCCTTGTCCAAGAGTATGAACGGCAAACATTTCGCTGGAAATGGATTTAAATATGAAGGTACAGAGAGTTCTGATTCAGGGTCATCCTTGTAATTGGTAACATCCGTGTTAAAATCATCCCTTAGGCTCTGCATATGAAAGTGGAGGCCAAGCACAGCTGCACTAGTCGTGTAGAAAACATAAGTCGGGACACCAAATTCATTAGCCACATCTATCATTGTGGTACACATCATGTCTACCACAAATCCCGATAGTGTAGCTGTTTGCTGAATTTGAGCCACAACCTGTCTAACCTGAGGCTTATGGCTATCAATAAATCCAGAAAAGAATGTTTTGCTGTTGAGGAGTTGCAAAGTGGATTCATCTCGAGGGAGAAGTATAAATTTCAATTTTGATGAGGTGCAATTAGCATTTGAGGAAAGTGATTGGATGTAAGGATTGAGATTGGAGTCTAGGTTCATGTTCATGATAAGGACAGTAACGGAGAGCTGATCATCTCTCGTTATAAGGAGCTTTGCCATCTCTATTGCGGGTACCAGATGACCCATTCCAGGAGATGGTATGATGACCAACTCTGCCTTCTTGATTTCACTCATTTCTTGATCCTATTGCCTTAACCTATAGTTTGTGATGTAATAAGCTTTGAAGAGAAAGATGGGCTTTTCTACTAGGTGTGTGGGCATATGCTAGTTAATTAGGCATTATGTGAGGAAGATATGAGGTCATTTGGAGTCAATAGGTACAGATGTAGTCAACCAAGTAAAGAGTTCAAGAgtatgatggtcttggggatcaCGAACGGAAATGATGTCATGCCtttgatcatttaaaaaaaaaaagagatgtggATAAGCATCGTAAGTCAAAAACGGGTTAAGGCCACAAACATTCCTTTTTAGTAGGCGTTTCGAGATGcagttttattttgtgatttaaaattataagataaaatcagtatatatatatatggtttaaaattaattttatattatgagatgaaattataaattcttcaaaaaactTAATTTGAGATTTCGCAttatgatttgagatttttcaaatttataaatttatattttataaaaaaatacaactatTTATATCGAGTGATCATTTATTTCATATGTAGATTAAATTTATACTCCTCCctcgcccccccccccccttctccCTCCCCTCCAATTTTATGTATCgcaattttctttttaatttgttccaaaaaaatatcatattttcttatttgataaatatttaaagatacaGTTCTACCTTTATCTTTATTGATCCCACTTATAAACCGCACTTAACTAAAGATAATAGTagtatatttttctaataaagaaaaatttagtaaatatcaccaagtcttttcttatttcttaatttCGTGTCAGTCAAACTATGCCACATAAAGTGGGATGGAGAaagtattaattttatttttaaaatcatatgtctcataaaattattaataccaCCAACATAAACTTTATTATTACCTCAAATCAATCCCTACTTTACTAATGATTTTTGACCAAATTTCAAGTAACAATGTTGGTTCATCTTCTCAGTCATTTGATCGAGAAACACAAGCTCAACATGGAGAGATTGTTTGTAGAATTCTATAAAAAGGTTAGTAAACCAAAACTCAGGTtcag is a genomic window of Capsicum annuum cultivar UCD-10X-F1 unplaced genomic scaffold, UCD10Xv1.1 ctg995, whole genome shotgun sequence containing:
- the LOC107872605 gene encoding LOW QUALITY PROTEIN: UDP-glycosyltransferase 71E1-like (The sequence of the model RefSeq protein was modified relative to this genomic sequence to represent the inferred CDS: inserted 1 base in 1 codon; deleted 1 base in 1 codon), whose product is MSEIKKAELVIIPSPGMGHLVPAIEMAKLLITRDDQLSVTVLIMNMNLDSNLNPYIQSLSSNANCTSSKLKFILLPRDESTLQLLNSKTFFSGFIDSHKPQVRQVVAQIQQTATLSGFVVDMMCTTMIDVANEFGVPTYVFYTTSAAVLGLHFHMQSLRDDFNTDVTNYKDDPESELSVPSYLNPFPAKCLPFILLDKEGGSTMFLDISKRYRETRGILVNTLQELETHAMKSLSLDEKIPPVNPVGPVLNLNSCVGNKEESSRGEIIKWLDTQTPSSVVFLCFGSSGSFNKEQVKEIAQALEGSGVRFLWSLRKPPPKDSWYPSDYENPEDALPEGFLERTKRIGKVIGWAPQSVILSHPSVGGFVSHCGWNSVLESIWFGVPMATWPMYSELQANAFQLVKDLGMAVDIKMDYNIRGSNTYVIKAEDIEKAIRQLMDPENEIRTKVKDMKEKSRLALEEGGSSYTSXGRFIEQVMGNI